A genomic segment from Tuwongella immobilis encodes:
- a CDS encoding YfiT family bacillithiol transferase, which translates to MTPPKHPAGEHQPNPNPTPESRAACVAQLESLADQLVAAVAGLDADQLGTKYVNWTIRQIIAHLADSHANAFIRFKWALTEDHPTIKAYKQWEWSQLPDGDLDPSLSIPLIAALHARWAYLVKQLRPKDFAKTFLHPEGGKVYTLDSALEMYAWHGRHHTAQITWIRQNRGW; encoded by the coding sequence CGCCGGGGAACATCAACCCAATCCCAACCCCACGCCGGAGAGTCGGGCTGCCTGTGTGGCGCAGCTCGAATCGCTGGCCGATCAGCTTGTCGCGGCGGTGGCGGGGCTGGATGCCGATCAGTTGGGCACCAAGTATGTGAACTGGACGATTCGTCAGATTATCGCGCATTTGGCCGATAGTCATGCCAATGCGTTCATTCGCTTCAAGTGGGCACTCACGGAAGACCATCCGACGATCAAAGCCTACAAGCAATGGGAATGGTCGCAATTGCCGGACGGGGATCTGGATCCGAGTCTTTCGATTCCGCTGATTGCCGCGCTGCATGCCCGTTGGGCCTATCTGGTGAAGCAGTTGCGGCCCAAAGATTTCGCCAAGACGTTTTTGCATCCCGAAGGCGGGAAAGTCTATACGCTGGATTCCGCGCTCGAAATGTACGCCTGGCATGGGCGGCATCACACAGCGCAGATTACCTGGATTCGCCAAAATCGTGGCTGGTGA
- a CDS encoding TIGR02996 domain-containing protein, translating to MRPDVPFLERICQQPDADMPRLIYADWLDARKDPRGMLIRVQCALAKLSLDDPRRAELQLREDQLLDAHFSEWAEPFRNLATGLKFRRGFVECVNIEARLFLARAPELFALSPIRHVRLLDVGNRIAAIADCPHVGRLSGLTCYAQHLGDVVPRALADSPYVGALTRLELGRNRITDQGAEVLAHSPALGSLTHLDLSENALTDMGAGILSAARGLQALEQLDLHRNEIGPHGLLALGFAPRLERLRMLDLRYNRIGDPRTLDHIRATGPIRINWLNLAHNSIHANRAFTRTVIDSPLFIGIEYLDLGHNELGNRGVDLLARSPGMTSLISLYLNDNQIGDEGMRSLARSIMLGRLTTLDLEQNPMIQDDSIQVLLEQSHLTWLRRLGLPGAGVSHRTRRALHARYAPPRRMLMNGINGFTVA from the coding sequence ATGCGACCGGATGTACCGTTTCTCGAACGCATTTGCCAGCAGCCCGACGCCGATATGCCGCGGTTGATCTATGCGGATTGGCTCGATGCCCGCAAAGATCCGCGTGGCATGCTCATTCGCGTGCAATGCGCATTGGCGAAATTATCGCTGGATGATCCCCGGCGGGCCGAACTGCAACTCCGCGAAGATCAATTGCTCGACGCCCACTTTTCCGAATGGGCCGAGCCGTTCCGCAACCTCGCTACGGGCTTGAAGTTCCGACGCGGGTTCGTGGAATGTGTCAACATCGAAGCCCGGTTGTTTCTCGCACGCGCACCCGAATTATTCGCCTTGTCTCCGATTCGCCATGTGCGCTTGCTCGATGTCGGCAATCGCATCGCGGCCATTGCCGATTGTCCCCATGTCGGACGGCTGAGCGGGTTGACCTGTTATGCCCAGCATTTGGGCGATGTCGTGCCGCGAGCGCTGGCGGATTCGCCATATGTGGGGGCGCTCACGCGGCTGGAATTGGGCCGCAATCGCATTACCGATCAAGGGGCGGAAGTGCTGGCGCATTCCCCGGCACTGGGTTCGCTGACGCATTTGGATCTCAGCGAAAACGCACTGACGGATATGGGAGCGGGGATTCTCTCGGCGGCTCGCGGGTTGCAAGCCCTGGAGCAACTCGACCTGCACCGCAACGAAATCGGCCCGCATGGCTTGCTCGCGCTCGGATTCGCGCCACGATTGGAACGATTGCGGATGCTCGATCTGCGGTATAATCGCATTGGCGATCCGCGCACGCTGGACCACATCCGCGCCACCGGCCCCATTCGCATCAACTGGCTCAATTTGGCCCACAATTCCATCCACGCCAATCGGGCATTCACCCGCACGGTCATTGATAGCCCGTTGTTCATTGGCATCGAATATCTCGATCTGGGACACAACGAATTGGGCAATCGCGGGGTCGATCTGCTGGCCCGATCGCCGGGGATGACCAGTCTGATTTCGTTGTATCTGAACGATAACCAGATTGGCGATGAGGGGATGCGCTCGCTGGCTCGGTCGATCATGCTGGGGCGACTGACGACGCTGGATCTGGAGCAAAACCCCATGATTCAGGATGACTCGATCCAAGTACTGTTGGAGCAATCGCATCTGACTTGGCTGCGGCGGTTGGGGCTGCCGGGAGCGGGGGTGAGCCACCGAACGCGGCGGGCACTGCACGCACGCTATGCTCCGCCTCGACGCATGTTGATGAACGGAATCAACGGCTTTACCGTGGCGTAA
- a CDS encoding Maf family protein, with protein sequence MGTPLPFRLTLASGSFGRRALLEQAGYTFAVQPADIDEPTDTAFGDIRHYVGDTAWRKAAKVAPTVADGLVLSADTVAWMHGHVIGKPVDRADAKRILQMLSGSVHELWTGVVLWHRPSDRQMIWQERSLVAMRAVSDAELEAYLDTNQWVGASGGYCIRETDDPFLTIVDGSMSNVIGLPMESLAVAFADWERILTPR encoded by the coding sequence ATGGGCACGCCACTCCCGTTCCGCCTGACGTTGGCCAGCGGCTCGTTTGGCCGTCGTGCGCTCCTGGAACAGGCCGGGTACACCTTCGCCGTGCAACCCGCGGATATCGACGAACCGACCGACACCGCATTCGGAGACATTCGCCATTATGTGGGCGATACCGCCTGGCGGAAAGCGGCCAAAGTCGCCCCCACCGTCGCCGATGGGCTGGTGCTGAGCGCCGACACCGTCGCATGGATGCACGGCCATGTAATTGGCAAGCCGGTGGATCGGGCCGACGCGAAGCGGATTCTGCAAATGCTTTCCGGATCAGTGCATGAATTGTGGACCGGCGTGGTGCTGTGGCATCGTCCTAGCGATCGGCAGATGATTTGGCAGGAACGCTCGCTGGTGGCCATGCGTGCGGTTTCCGATGCCGAACTCGAAGCCTATCTCGATACCAATCAATGGGTTGGGGCATCGGGCGGGTACTGCATCCGCGAGACCGATGATCCCTTTCTGACCATCGTGGATGGCAGCATGTCCAACGTGATTGGCCTGCCCATGGAATCGCTAGCGGTGGCATTCGCCGATTGGGAACGCATCCTTACGCCACGGTAA